Proteins encoded by one window of Desulfovibrio ferrophilus:
- a CDS encoding PhzF family phenazine biosynthesis protein, whose translation MNDRSLTGLAFRHVDVFSRSPLSGNSLTVFPDASALDGPTMQALTQEMRHFESIFLSPTEHAGTFEARIFTMEEELDFAGHPILGAAAVLHELFGDNDGAQFKLRLKAKTVQLDCLRRDGWYEASMDQGKPVLGEPIEGEAANQFLAALNLRPEHKAQDLPLQMVSTGLPYLILPLTSGLEQVRVSTPDFEQLLQSVGAKFSYALDVTAREGRSWDNLGMVEDIATGSAAGPAGAYLVRHGLAEIDEHIIIRQGRFCGRDSGIHVRINGNATSPSRAVVGGDVVMVAKGTFD comes from the coding sequence ATGAACGACCGCTCACTCACCGGCCTTGCCTTTCGTCACGTGGATGTTTTCTCGCGCAGCCCCCTGTCCGGCAACAGCCTGACGGTCTTCCCCGATGCTTCGGCGCTTGATGGCCCGACCATGCAGGCACTGACCCAGGAGATGCGCCATTTCGAATCCATCTTCCTGAGTCCCACGGAGCATGCCGGAACCTTTGAGGCCCGCATCTTCACCATGGAAGAAGAACTGGATTTTGCCGGGCACCCCATCCTCGGGGCCGCAGCCGTACTGCATGAATTATTCGGAGACAACGACGGGGCCCAATTCAAACTGCGCCTGAAGGCCAAGACTGTTCAATTGGACTGCCTTCGCCGGGACGGCTGGTACGAGGCATCCATGGACCAAGGAAAACCTGTGCTGGGCGAGCCCATCGAAGGCGAAGCCGCTAACCAGTTCCTGGCCGCCCTGAACCTGCGCCCCGAGCACAAGGCGCAGGACCTGCCACTGCAAATGGTCAGCACCGGATTGCCGTATCTGATCCTGCCGCTGACTTCAGGCCTGGAACAGGTGCGGGTGTCCACACCGGACTTCGAACAGCTCCTGCAATCCGTGGGCGCGAAGTTTTCCTACGCACTGGACGTGACCGCTCGCGAAGGCCGCAGTTGGGACAATCTGGGAATGGTGGAGGATATCGCCACGGGTAGCGCCGCCGGTCCGGCAGGAGCGTATCTGGTCCGCCACGGGCTGGCTGAGATCGATGAGCACATCATCATCCGTCAGGGCCGTTTCTGTGGCCGCGACAGCGGGATTCACGTCAGGATCAACGGCAACGCCACAAGCCCGTCCCGCGCCGTGGTGGGCGGGGACGTCGTCATGGTTGCCAAAGGAACGTTCGATTAG